One genomic region from Sciurus carolinensis chromosome 2, mSciCar1.2, whole genome shotgun sequence encodes:
- the LOC124976423 gene encoding olfactory receptor 4F3/4F16/4F29-like produces MDGGKHSVVSEFVLLGLTSSWEIQILLFLFFTTFYVASMLGNLLIVLTIISDRHLHSPMYFLLANLSFIDTGVSSITTPKMIYDLFREHRAISLKGCITQMFFIHTVGGTEMVLLTVMAYDRYVAICKPLHYLASMSLRTCTSLLAVAWTIGLIHSVVQLAFVVNLLFCGTNKMDSFYCDFPWFIKLSCADTYRLEFLVTANSGFISTGTFFILIVSYVFILVTVRKHASGGSARALSTLSAHVTVVVFFFGPCIIVYVWPFPALPIDKFLAIFDVLITPFMNPIIYTFRNKEMKEAMRRLYFRALTSFRKRFFYTKTSGFILAILGK; encoded by the coding sequence ATGGATGGAGGAAAGCACTCAGTGGTGTCTGAATTTGTGTTGCTGGGACTCACCAGTTCTTGGGAGATTCAGattctcctttttctgttcttcacGACATTTTATGTAGCAAGTATGCTGGGAAACCTTCTCATTGTGCTCACTATCATCTCAGACCGTCACCTACACTCCCCAATGTACTTCTTGCTGGCCAATCTCTCCTTCATCGATACAGGCGTGTCCAGCATCACCACTCCAAAGATGATTTATGACCTcttcagagagcacagagccatctCCTTGAAAGGCTGCATCACACAGATGTTCTTCATTCACACCGTGGGAGGGACAGAGATGGTGCTGCTGACCGTCATGGCCTacgaccgctatgtggccatctgcaagcccctcCACTACCTGGCCAGCATGAGTCTGAGAACGTGCACTTCTCTCCTGGCTGTGGCCTGGACCATTGGACTCATCCACTCTGTGGTCCAGCTAGCTTTTGTTGTAAACTTGCTCTTTTGTGGAACCAACAAAATGGATAGCTTCTACTGTGATTTTCCTTGGTTCATCAAACTCTCGTGTGCAGACACTTACAGACTGGAGTTCCTGGTCACTGCCAACAGTGGGTTCATCTCCACGGGCACCTTCTTCATCCTGATCGTGTCTTACGTCTTCATCCTGGTTACGGTTCGTAAACACGCTTCGGGTGGTTCAGCCAGGGCCCTCTCCACTCTCTCAGCTCACGTCACTGTGGTGGTCTTTTTCTTTGGTCCTTGCATCATTGTCTATGTGTGGCCCTTCCCTGCCTTACCCATAGATAAATTTTTAGCTATATTTGATGTTCTTATCACTCCTTTTATGAATCCTATCATCTATACCTTTAgaaataaggagatgaaagaggcAATGAGGAGACTCTATTTTAGGGCTTTAACAAGCTTTAGGAAGAGGTTTTTTTACACAAAGACCTCTGGGTTCATATTGGCAATTCTTGGAAAGTAA